The genomic region GCCCGTCCGAGCCTGACGCTCGCTCCCGGCGTGCTGGGTCTGGGGGCCTACGACCATCCTGGCGGCGGCGCCGCCGCGGCGAGAAAGCTGTTGAAGGGCAGCAAGGTCGAGCCTCTGGTGATCGGGGTGGGTGACACCGGGGAGGTCGATCTGGAACAGGCGCGGGTCGTCCAGCGTCAGTTCGACCGGGTGGGAGTCAGTGCCAGCATCTCCAGTGCCGCTGACCCGGACGAGTTCTACGAGAAGCTGCGCGCCGGCCGGTACGACGTCACTGTCGAGACGTTCTACGCGGACAATCTCGACCCTGCGGAGTACGTCTCCGGGTTCGATCCCCGGGGTGCCTACCGGTCGCTGCTGCCCGTTGCGGACCGTTCAGAGGTGGAGGAGATGTCGGACCGGACGTTCGCTGCGGGAGATCCCCGCTCGCGCCGCGCCGGTGCCACGGTGATGCTCGAGAAGCTGGTGGACACGTCCGTCATGGTGCCGATCGCCGGTGCGCCTCGGGCGGACTGGGTGGCTGCCCGGGTGAGAAGTTGGCCGACGGGACCGTTCGGCATCGTCGATCTCGCGCAAGTGCGGTTGAAGTGAGCAGGGCGCAGCCGTGCGGTCCGCCGGGAATCCGGGCCAGATCTGGACTCCGTCGATGACCCAGCCGCAATGGACGACACCGGAGCAAGCTCAACGGTACGGCGCCTCGCTGCTGGGCGGAGAGCGGATCGTGTTGCGCCCCACCACTGACGACGATCTGGCGGCGCTCGCGCAGTGGTGGGCGGAGCCGGAATGGGCTGCCCTACAACAGCTCGTGGTTCAGCCCAGGCCCTCGGTGTCGACCGTCGAGATGTTCCGCACCTGGAGTCAGAATGCCGGCGGTGAGCTGGGTGTTGGCTTCAGCGTCACCGCTGGCCACCAGCGGAGAACTCGTCGGGCACGTCACCCTGCATGGCCGACACCAACCGGCGAGGATCGCGACGTTCGCGATCGTGATGGGTCCGGACCACGTCGGGCAGGGTCTGGGCACCGAAGCCACTCGGATGATGGTTCGCTATGGCTTCGAGGAACTGGGTCTGCACGAGATCGAACTCCAGGTCTGGTCGTACAACCGGCGCGCGATCCGCAGCTACACCAAGGCGGGCTTCGTGATCGAGGGTGAGCGCCGCGCAGCAACCTTCCATGCCGGTGCCTTCCACGGCGAGACGCTGATGGGCATCCTGGCGGACGAGTACGGGCAGCTCTGCCGAGCGAGCGAGTGACTGACGAGGAAGTTCCCGTCGATGTGCATTCCGGCAGGACGTCCTGCCGGAATGTCGATCGAGCGCTATCTCCTGGTCATGGAACCGCCCCGTCGGCGCAGACTCAGTCCGTGTGCTGGGTGGTCGCGTTCTCGTCGCCGTCGTGGGTGAGCGCCGCCAGCAACGCGTCCATCTGCGCCCCCCTCGGGAGGCCCCATCCAGGCCGATACCCGTAGACCTCGGGTGC from Nakamurella sp. A5-74 harbors:
- a CDS encoding GNAT family protein; translation: MSWVLASASPLATSGELVGHVTLHGRHQPARIATFAIVMGPDHVGQGLGTEATRMMVRYGFEELGLHEIELQVWSYNRRAIRSYTKAGFVIEGERRAATFHAGAFHGETLMGILADEYGQLCRASE